The Alnus glutinosa chromosome 7, dhAlnGlut1.1, whole genome shotgun sequence genome includes a region encoding these proteins:
- the LOC133874192 gene encoding uncharacterized protein LOC133874192 — MGNSLKQFAPGSEEKKAKEIGLVIEQYFLSLSDNPQVDLAAFYRAICEAVQEINVKLGSTQFRVPQVKALQDAYHAHHKDQEKKPLTKDEFEKIFRQVITRTGFTGIGGAKDTLLYIFGVPVTAFFIKQRVIPRAIPNEIFIPGITSATVFILAKLNKI; from the exons ATGGGCAATTCTCTCAAGCAATTTGCTCCCG GAAGTGAGGAAAAGAAGGCCAAAGAAATTGGTCTCGTTATAGaacaatattttctttccctttcaGATAACCCGCAGGTCGACTTAGCTGCCTTCTACCGGGCAATATGTGAAGCTGTCCA GGAAATCAACGTAAAGCTCGGTTCCACACAATTTCGTGTACCCCAGGTTAAGGCACTCCAGGACGCCTACCAT GCTCACCACAAAGACCAAGAGAAGAAGCCATTGACGAAGGATGAGTTTGAAAAAATCTTCCGACAAGTGATTACTCGTACAGGATTTACGGGCATCGGAGGAGCAAAGGATACACTTCTCTACATATTTGGTGTCCCTGTAACTGCATTCTTCATCAAGCAACGAGTCATTCCACGTGCAATTCCTAACGAAATTTTCATCCCGGGAATCACTTCTGCCACTGTCTTTATTCTTGCCAAACTTAACAAGATATGA
- the LOC133873236 gene encoding phosphatidylinositol 4-phosphate 5-kinase 5-like yields MSKEMGVLKAWGASVRRTQAAKKRANNLSGTMSVAHADDDEYKNNNGSGKLYSAERVLPNSDYYTGQWSDNFPHGQGKYLWSDGCMYEGEWFRGKTMGTGRFSWPSGATYEGEFKSGYMDGIGTYTSSNGDTYKGQWIMNLKHGHGVKNYASGDWYEGEWHRGLQEGQGKYQWKNGRYYIGEWKNGEICGKGTFVWPNGNRYDGFWEDRLPKGNGTFRWPDGSFYVGYWSKDPSEQNGTYYTSSSCPEANHEWDPYDVYNVDLGDCKICHGEKVSIFPSQKKLALWSSSKSGDNLNSRRMSADGRVSVGLERPLDRLHVCDGDGDGDGDESGDVGSRIPTVGNLEDDLSGLHINEANPRGLPMTRRAKKQGETIRKGHKNYELMLNLQLGIRHSVGRPAPAASLDLKPSAFDPKEKVWTRFPPEGSKYTPPHQSSEFRWKDYCPLVFRTLRKLFNVDPADYMISICGNDALRELSSPGKSGSFFYLTNDDRYMIKTIKKAEVKVLLRMLSAYYNHVRAFENTLVTKFYGLHCVKLIGPIQKKVRFIIMENLFCTDYTIHRLFDLKGSSLGHTTVKPETKVDETTILKDPDLDFIFRLQKSWFQEFCRYNKIISTNSNIPSDRPLCHCGVPAYLRNSWSNANFGRKWYGCVNHKKPGDCKLFEWADHEMCIYEKTLMERLKSKEEGMRAEIARLEKLMETKLTKYKENIETQSGQIRLQLEMYQTREKMYQFREKIYQAALVLVILLMLFYVSGYNNTNSGRSKLMLT; encoded by the exons ATGAGCAAAGAAATGGGTGTTTTAAAGGCATGGGGGGCCAGTGTGCGCAGGACACAGGCTGCAAAAAAACGAGCCAACAACCTCTCCGGCACGATGTCCGTGGCTCATGCAGACGATGACGAATATAAAAACAACAACGGAAGCGGCAAACTATACAGTGCAGAAAGGGTTCTTCCCAATAGTGACTACTACACAGGCCAGTGGTCCGACAATTTTCCCCACGGACAAGGGAAGTACCTTTGGAGTGACGGTTGCATGTACGAAGGGGAGTGGTTCAGAGGCAAAACAATGGGGACAGGTAGGTTTAGTTGGCCTTCCGGTGCTACATATGAGGGTGAGTTCAAGAGCGGTTATATGGACGGCATCGGTACGTACACAAGTTCTAATGGGGATACCTATAAAGGGCAATGGATCATGAATTTGAAGCATGGACATGGCGTGAAGAATTATGCCAGCGGAGATTGGTATGAAGGAGAATGGCATCGAGGGTTGCAGGAAGGTCAAGGTAAGTATCAATGGAAGAATGGGCGTTATTACATTGGAGAATGGAAGAATGGAGAGATATGTGGAAAGGGTACGTTTGTTTGGCCTAATGGGAATAGATATGATGGGTTTTGGGAAGATAGGTTGCCTAAAGGAAACGGAACTTTCAGATGGCCTGATGGGAGTTTTTATGTTGGGTACTGGAGCAAAGATCCAAGTGAGCAAAATGGGACTTATTATACATCAAGTTCTTGCCCGGAAGCAAATCATGAATGGGATCCTTACGATGTGTATAATGTTGATTTGGGCGACTGCAAGATTTGTCATGGCGAgaaggtttcaatttttccgTCGCAAAAGAAGCTAGCATTGTGGAGTTCATCCAAGTCCGGGGATAACCTGAATTCTAGGAGAATGTCGGCTGATGGGAGGGTGAGCGTGGGCTTGGAGAGGCCATTGGACAGATTGCATGTGtgtgatggtgatggtgatggtgatggtgatgaaTCTGGTGATGTTGGTAGTAGGATTCCAACGGTGGGGAATTTGGAGGATGATTTGTCGGGTCTGCATATCAATGAAGCAAATCCAAGGGGGCTGCCAATGACAAGGAGAGCAAAGAAACAAGGAGAGACAATTCGCAAAGGGCACAAGAATTATGAGCTCATGCTCAATTTGCAGTTGGGAATCAG ACATTCTGTTGGAAGACCTGCTCCAGCTGCATCCCTTGATTTGAAGCCTTCAGCTTTTGATCCCAAGGAAAAAGTATGGACTAGATTTCCTCCAGAAGGATCCAAGTACACCCCACCACATCAGTCCAGTGAATTTAGATGGAAGGATTACTGCCCATTGGTCTTCAG GACTTTAAGGAAGTTGTTCAATGTAGACCCAGCTGATTACATGATATCAATATGTGGGAATGATGCTCTTCGGGAACTCTCATCTCCTGGTAAAAGTGGTAGCTTCTTTTACTTGACCAATGATGACCGCTACATGATAAAGACTATTAAAAAGGCAGAAGTAAAA GTGCTTTTAAGGATGCTTTCAGCCTATTATAACCATGTTCGAGCCTTTGAAAACACACTAGTGACCAAATTTTATGGTCTGCATTGTGTTAAGTTAATTGGGCCTATCCAGAAGAAG GTACGCTTTATCATAATGGAGAATCTCTTTTGCACTGACTATACCATCCATAGACTCTTTGACTTGAAGGGATCTTCCCTTGGCCACACAACAGTTAAGCCTGAGACAAAGGTTGATGAAACTACCATCCTTAAAGACCCTGATCTGGACTTTATATTCCGACTCCAGAAGTCATGGTTTCAAGAGTTTTGCAG GTATAACAAAATAATCTCTACAAATAGCAATATACCCAGTGACCGTCCATTATGCCACTGTGGAGTTCCTGCCTATTTAAGGAACTCTTGGTCAAATGCAAATTTCGGTAGAAAGTGGTATGGCTGTGTAAACCAtaag AAACCTGGTGATTGTAAGCTTTTTGAGTGGGCTGATCACGAAATGTGCATTTATGAAAAAACATTGATGGAACGGCTGAAGAGCAAAGAAGAGGGAATGCGAGCTGAAATTGCTAGACTTGAAAAATTGATGGAAACAaaacttacaaaatacaaggaaaataTAGAGACTCAATCTGGCCAAATTCGGCTGCAATTAGAGATGTACCAAACTAGGGAGAAAATGTACCAATTTAGGGAGAAGATATACCAGGCTGCTTTAGTTCTTGTTATTTTGCTTATGCTATTTTATGTTAGTGGCTACAACAATACTAATAGTGGTCGTAGTAAGCTGATGCTAACATAA